One segment of Paenibacillus sp. FSL R7-0337 DNA contains the following:
- a CDS encoding phage tail protein, producing MTQQHLILQTQPRPNRLLVASIDVQRRRRRLNSHYEISFKVPMTTDDYEEMIIPEGHVQDERGQFYVVQTRARDRSNKVINTQIICTHIMFKIIDLKMPYSDYIYEAYGIHISVLLDKISAATDGVYTFVVHNTFDLRDMKDSGATIVLAALQHTVNLCVCEIKPGNFIIHLYNRIGSDNGFEYRLKRNVGRCF from the coding sequence GTGACGCAGCAGCACCTAATCCTTCAAACGCAACCCCGCCCCAACCGCCTACTGGTCGCATCCATTGACGTTCAGCGCCGCCGTCGCCGGCTGAATAGTCACTACGAAATATCCTTCAAAGTTCCTATGACCACCGATGATTATGAAGAGATGATCATACCCGAGGGCCACGTTCAAGATGAGCGTGGTCAATTTTATGTCGTACAAACCCGTGCCCGGGATCGCAGCAACAAGGTAATCAATACCCAGATCATCTGCACTCACATCATGTTCAAGATAATCGACTTAAAGATGCCGTACTCCGATTACATCTATGAGGCTTACGGAATTCACATCAGTGTACTGTTGGACAAGATCAGCGCGGCCACCGACGGCGTATATACCTTTGTCGTGCATAACACCTTCGACCTACGGGACATGAAGGACTCGGGAGCGACCATTGTTCTGGCAGCCCTGCAACATACCGTCAACTTATGCGTATGTGAGATCAAGCCGGGTAACTTCATCATTCATCTATATAATCGTATTGGCAGCGATAACGGGTTTGAATACCGTTTAAAGAGGAACGTCGGACGATGCTTCTAA
- a CDS encoding nucleotide sugar dehydrogenase: MINVIGLGYIGLPTALMFAENGIEVVGTDYNESLVNLLKRGELTFEEEGLNDLLASALLKGIEFTNEYVKANTYIVAVPTPYVKESKKIDLKYVISAINSILDVCEKGSTIVIESTISPGTIDKFIKNEITNKGFNVGVDIHLVHAPERIIPGKMIYELENNSRTIGAEDKEIGEKVKELYSQFCNSEIIVTDIRTAEMSKVVENTYRDINIAFANELAKICRTDNMDVYEIIETANKHPRVNILQPGPGVGGHCISVDPWFLVGDYPDLTNLILSARKINDSMPSHVLGRMRDIMREHGIKDITKIGLYGLTYKEDVDDIRESPTLQLLEKMDEHLAYGVKVFDPFVKERVVEHQFMNFEDFLNEIEIIVILVSHTHIKQNMDLLKTKHILDTKNICSFESAYKL, from the coding sequence ATGATTAATGTAATTGGGTTAGGTTATATTGGTCTTCCCACGGCATTGATGTTTGCGGAGAATGGTATAGAGGTTGTAGGTACTGACTATAATGAATCTCTTGTTAACTTATTAAAAAGAGGGGAATTGACCTTCGAAGAAGAAGGCTTGAATGATTTATTAGCTTCTGCTCTTTTAAAAGGAATTGAATTTACTAATGAATATGTTAAAGCAAATACATATATTGTTGCTGTACCTACACCTTATGTGAAAGAAAGTAAAAAAATTGATTTGAAGTATGTAATTTCTGCTATAAATAGTATTTTGGATGTATGTGAAAAAGGATCAACTATTGTTATTGAATCGACAATTTCTCCTGGCACAATTGACAAATTCATTAAAAATGAAATAACAAACAAAGGTTTTAATGTAGGAGTAGATATACACCTTGTACATGCTCCAGAGAGAATTATTCCAGGTAAAATGATTTATGAATTGGAAAATAACTCAAGAACTATTGGTGCTGAGGATAAAGAAATTGGCGAAAAGGTAAAGGAATTGTATTCTCAATTTTGTAATTCTGAAATCATAGTTACTGATATAAGAACGGCTGAAATGTCTAAGGTAGTAGAAAATACTTATCGAGATATAAATATTGCTTTTGCAAATGAGTTAGCAAAAATATGTAGAACTGATAATATGGATGTATACGAAATAATTGAAACTGCTAACAAACATCCTCGTGTAAATATATTGCAACCTGGTCCTGGAGTCGGAGGACACTGTATTTCTGTAGATCCATGGTTTTTGGTAGGTGATTACCCTGATTTAACTAATTTAATATTATCAGCTAGAAAAATTAATGATTCAATGCCTTCTCATGTGTTGGGTAGAATGAGAGACATTATGAGAGAGCATGGAATTAAGGACATAACAAAAATAGGGCTGTATGGGTTGACTTATAAAGAAGATGTGGATGATATTAGAGAAAGCCCCACACTTCAGTTGTTAGAGAAAATGGATGAACACTTGGCTTATGGAGTGAAAGTATTTGATCCATTTGTTAAAGAAAGAGTAGTAGAGCATCAGTTTATGAACTTTGAAGATTTTTTAAATGAAATTGAGATCATAGTAATTCTAGTCTCCCATACACACATTAAACAGAATATGGATTTACTCAAAACGAAGCACATCCTGGATACAAAAAATATCTGTTCTTTTGAGAGCGCCTATAAACTCTAA
- a CDS encoding oligosaccharide flippase family protein: MIKKGFYKSDFLKSIIQLTTGSLLAQLITIVVSPISTRLYTPEQLGIYSLILTITSVFGPIICGKYDLAIVSAKSEKEVANLILSSAIFALIFSFIISIGYSVYLNNNITIVNEVGVYAYVIILILLVNGLINIASSYNNRQKEYKIISSVYVTRSFFQNIGLIFFGLLKLGTVGLLISQLVGSVFGLKKQTKSLYGNKEIFKSVKLHDIKGEMIKHINQPLYSMPAHFVNSSSYSILNFFITGLFGMEVFGYYSMSYRMLGLPLSLVSSNVSKVFFQRAYQEKIDTGSFRRTLKNTTLFLFALSVPMVLFLMFFSPQIFKFVFGEKWYMSGVYVKILAPMFGIRLIVSALTPAVIIAGKQKIELLIQLLFCITSIIMFFICKIINTEIYIFLKLISISYSFIYVLFYLLIYKISRDKVE; encoded by the coding sequence ATGATTAAGAAAGGTTTTTATAAGTCGGATTTTTTAAAATCTATAATTCAATTAACTACGGGTTCTTTATTAGCTCAATTAATAACAATTGTTGTTTCGCCAATCTCTACACGACTATATACTCCAGAACAACTAGGAATATATTCTCTTATATTAACTATTACCTCAGTGTTTGGTCCAATTATTTGTGGGAAGTACGATTTAGCTATTGTATCAGCGAAAAGTGAAAAAGAAGTAGCTAATTTGATTTTAAGTAGTGCTATATTTGCATTGATTTTTTCTTTCATAATAAGTATTGGTTACTCAGTTTATTTAAATAATAATATTACTATAGTAAATGAAGTTGGTGTGTATGCTTATGTAATTATCTTAATACTATTAGTTAATGGTTTGATCAATATTGCTTCTTCATATAATAATAGGCAAAAGGAATATAAAATTATCTCTTCAGTATATGTGACAAGAAGTTTTTTTCAGAATATTGGATTGATTTTTTTTGGTTTATTGAAGCTAGGTACCGTTGGACTGCTCATCTCTCAATTGGTAGGCTCGGTGTTTGGACTTAAAAAACAAACGAAAAGTTTATATGGAAATAAAGAGATTTTCAAATCGGTTAAATTGCATGATATTAAAGGAGAAATGATCAAACATATAAATCAACCGCTCTATTCGATGCCAGCACATTTTGTCAATTCATCCTCCTACTCCATCTTGAATTTCTTTATAACTGGTTTGTTTGGAATGGAGGTCTTTGGATATTATTCAATGTCATATAGAATGCTAGGGCTACCATTAAGTCTAGTAAGTTCTAATGTATCAAAGGTTTTCTTTCAAAGGGCATATCAAGAAAAGATTGATACTGGTTCCTTTAGAAGAACATTGAAAAACACAACGTTATTTCTTTTTGCTCTATCGGTGCCCATGGTATTATTTTTAATGTTTTTTTCGCCTCAAATATTTAAATTTGTTTTTGGGGAAAAGTGGTATATGTCGGGTGTTTATGTGAAGATTTTAGCTCCAATGTTTGGAATAAGATTGATTGTTTCGGCCCTTACTCCAGCGGTGATTATTGCTGGAAAACAAAAAATTGAGTTGTTAATACAGTTACTTTTTTGTATAACCTCAATTATTATGTTTTTCATTTGTAAAATTATTAATACAGAAATTTATATATTTCTGAAATTAATATCTATTTCATATTCTTTTATATATGTATTATTTTATTTACTAATATATAAAATTAGCAGAGATAAAGTTGAATGA
- a CDS encoding O-antigen ligase family protein encodes MEIEKKIKLNSLLLGLYISMSMLTKVITSIYSFENNILLVTGLIFFVSLGINKLKMSPIFVVFNFLVLILILLSYYRITDFTYLFNYLYKYLIYGLVATYLISFKSNFPFVMKVVNTIFFIFTIVLVLVYIPMIKTSTNLDFTMDLSYTSMIGICSVLLSYKYYKKNKKVLLVNILSLIINMWYLLILSNNRGALFTLLVLCFLLIVSNIKRITTKILLITSSIIASLIVINNLEYYLTKIYSFYLTSFNSRINWLERFLYQIRKDDIMTGRDSLYKDAYSIFVDNPFFGSGVGFFELSHNGQYTHNFLLQFLVEFGIVFSGFLFLVIIVGLVYIVKSSELTESTNFMRYFFILSIPRLLISSTYWELQFFWLYLFLCLVFIIRRLLKKQKLLDFEVNYAND; translated from the coding sequence ATGGAGATTGAAAAAAAAATAAAATTAAACAGTTTGCTACTTGGTTTATATATATCAATGAGCATGCTCACTAAAGTAATAACATCAATTTATAGTTTTGAAAATAATATATTACTGGTCACAGGACTAATCTTTTTTGTGTCTCTAGGAATTAACAAACTAAAGATGAGTCCTATTTTTGTTGTATTTAACTTTTTAGTTTTGATCTTGATTCTTCTGTCATATTATAGAATAACAGATTTTACATATTTATTTAACTATTTATACAAATATTTAATATATGGTCTTGTAGCTACTTATCTTATTTCTTTTAAATCAAATTTTCCTTTTGTAATGAAAGTTGTGAATACAATATTTTTTATATTTACAATAGTATTGGTTTTGGTTTATATACCAATGATAAAAACAAGTACCAACTTAGATTTCACGATGGACTTGTCCTACACTTCAATGATAGGGATTTGTTCAGTGCTTTTAAGTTATAAATATTACAAAAAGAACAAAAAGGTTTTGTTAGTTAATATACTATCATTGATTATTAATATGTGGTACTTACTTATATTGAGCAATAATAGAGGAGCTCTTTTTACTCTATTAGTTCTTTGTTTTTTATTGATTGTTAGCAATATAAAAAGAATAACAACAAAAATATTATTAATTACCAGTTCTATAATAGCATCTCTTATTGTTATTAATAATTTAGAATACTATCTTACTAAAATTTATTCTTTTTATCTCACTAGCTTCAATTCTAGAATCAATTGGTTAGAAAGATTTTTATATCAGATAAGAAAAGATGATATTATGACAGGAAGGGACTCATTGTATAAAGATGCTTATAGTATCTTTGTTGATAATCCTTTTTTTGGAAGTGGGGTAGGGTTTTTCGAACTATCCCACAATGGACAATACACACATAACTTTTTATTGCAATTTTTAGTAGAATTTGGAATCGTTTTTAGCGGATTTTTATTTTTAGTCATAATCGTTGGTTTAGTGTACATTGTTAAATCATCAGAATTAACTGAAAGCACAAATTTTATGAGATATTTTTTTATTTTATCTATCCCACGATTACTAATTTCTAGTACATACTGGGAGCTTCAATTTTTTTGGTTGTATCTATTTTTATGCTTAGTTTTTATTATAAGACGATTATTAAAAAAACAAAAGTTGTTAGATTTTGAGGTAAATTATGCTAATGATTAA
- a CDS encoding glycosyltransferase family 4 protein — protein MKALIVSNITKRIQAGHYSMISPLHELGYEVHWVANLSNYKGEYSLEEVTLNHIGFERNPFSFKNIKAAKELYQLMKAQKYEVVHCNSPVGGLLGRICARLAGVKTVIYTAHGFHFYKGAPLLNRTVYKFAEIILAKITDGIITMNKEDYENGKKLSLRKKGKCYYTPGIGIDVSLYNNIEVNKTDFKSEFGFTSADFLIISMGDLIARKNYITALQAISSVKKDNLHYIICGDGILEKSLKEEVAKMGLEKNVHFLGFRRDIAKLLRISDLYLLTTYQEGLPRALMEAMSVGLPAVVSAVRGNIDLVENGVNGYTVEPNDAKGFASAIEKLFNDSDARTEIGGNNLEKVKAFDINSVKEHMRNIYKEICMENSKQVQ, from the coding sequence TTGAAAGCCTTGATTGTGTCTAATATAACTAAAAGAATACAAGCTGGCCATTATAGTATGATTAGTCCCTTACATGAGCTTGGATACGAGGTTCATTGGGTTGCTAATTTATCAAATTATAAGGGGGAATATAGTTTAGAGGAAGTGACTTTAAATCATATAGGATTTGAAAGGAATCCATTCAGCTTTAAAAACATAAAAGCAGCAAAAGAGTTATATCAGTTAATGAAAGCTCAAAAATATGAAGTTGTACATTGTAATTCTCCCGTAGGTGGCTTGCTAGGACGTATCTGTGCTAGATTAGCTGGGGTGAAAACAGTTATTTATACTGCACACGGATTCCATTTTTATAAGGGAGCCCCATTACTTAATAGAACGGTATATAAATTCGCAGAGATAATCTTGGCAAAAATAACAGACGGCATAATAACCATGAATAAAGAAGATTATGAGAATGGTAAAAAGCTATCATTGAGAAAGAAAGGCAAGTGTTATTATACACCGGGCATTGGCATAGATGTCAGCCTATACAATAATATTGAAGTGAATAAAACTGACTTTAAAAGTGAATTTGGTTTTACTTCTGCAGATTTCCTTATCATATCAATGGGGGATTTAATAGCTAGAAAAAATTATATTACGGCTTTACAAGCTATATCCTCTGTAAAAAAAGATAATTTACATTATATTATATGTGGAGATGGAATACTGGAAAAATCTCTTAAAGAAGAAGTTGCAAAAATGGGATTGGAGAAAAATGTTCATTTCTTAGGATTTAGAAGAGATATAGCAAAATTATTGCGAATTAGCGATTTGTATTTATTGACTACATATCAAGAGGGGTTACCTAGAGCATTGATGGAAGCGATGTCTGTTGGATTACCAGCAGTTGTTTCAGCTGTTAGGGGGAACATTGATCTGGTGGAGAATGGAGTGAACGGTTATACTGTAGAGCCTAATGATGCTAAGGGGTTTGCATCTGCGATCGAAAAGTTATTTAATGACTCAGATGCGCGTACTGAAATAGGTGGAAATAACTTGGAAAAGGTTAAAGCATTTGATATTAATTCAGTGAAAGAACACATGAGAAACATATATAAGGAAATATGTATGGAGAATAGTAAGCAGGTGCAGTAA
- a CDS encoding sugar transferase, giving the protein MGTYLIIKRTIDIFLALLSLPFIFVIILIMGICIKIEDRGPIFYKSKRVGKNGDLFDMLKIRSMLINAPDIRLHDGSTYNSSDDVRVTKMGRFLRKTSIDELPQIINILFGHMSIVGPRPSTPYWLEICSEEDKEILNLAPGLTGYNQAYYRNSITDKEKYTNDLYYVRNISFKLDFKIFIRTISTILKREKVYKDIAGTEQEGDSAGYH; this is encoded by the coding sequence ATGGGGACTTATTTAATTATTAAAAGGACAATAGATATCTTTTTAGCATTGTTATCTTTACCTTTTATATTTGTAATTATCTTAATTATGGGTATTTGTATTAAAATTGAGGATAGAGGCCCGATTTTTTATAAGAGTAAACGAGTGGGGAAAAACGGGGACCTATTCGATATGCTTAAAATAAGAAGCATGCTGATTAATGCTCCTGATATTAGACTACATGATGGGTCAACCTATAATTCAAGTGATGATGTAAGAGTGACAAAAATGGGCAGATTTTTAAGGAAAACAAGTATTGACGAATTGCCACAAATTATCAATATATTGTTTGGACATATGAGTATAGTAGGACCTAGACCTAGTACCCCGTATTGGTTAGAAATATGTTCAGAGGAAGATAAAGAAATATTGAATTTAGCACCTGGTCTTACTGGATATAATCAAGCATATTATAGAAATTCAATTACGGATAAAGAAAAGTATACAAACGATCTTTATTATGTTAGAAATATTTCTTTTAAGCTCGATTTCAAAATTTTCATTAGAACTATCAGTACAATTTTAAAAAGAGAAAAGGTATACAAGGATATAGCAGGCACAGAACAAGAAGGGGATTCAGCCGGATATCACTAA